TCCGAAGAAACCCTGGGGGCGGACGAGGAGCGTGGCGAAGAGCGCGACGTAGAAGACCGTCTGCGCCCACGTGGTGCCCATCGGGATCTGCAGCAGGCTCTGGCCGACGCCGAGGATGAGGGCGGCGATGGCGGCGCCCGGGATGCTGCCCAGGCCGCCGACGACGATGATCGCCATCAGAGGTCCGATCCAGTGCCAGTGCAGCGACGGGTAGATGGTCGAGTCCAGCGCGAGCGCCGTGCCGCCGATGGCGGCGGTGGCGAGCCCGAGCCCGAAGCCGAACCCGGCGATGCGGTCGGTGTTGATGCCGAGCAGGCGGGCGGCCTCCGGGTGCTGGATCGTCGCGCGCAGCGCCTGGCCGAACCGGGTCACCTTGAGCAGCAGGAAGAGGCCGGCGAGGGCCGCGGCGGCGAGCCCGAAGGCGATCAACTTCACCACCGCGACGTGCGCCCCGAGGACCTCGATGCTGGTGCCGGAGTAGCCGAGGTTGATGCGCCGCTGCGTGCCGGAGAAGAAGAAGCCCAGCAGGCCCTCGATCGTGAGGGCGATCGCGAAGGTGAGGAGCACCGACATCATCGTCAGCGTCGCCGGTCGCAGGCGGGCGACGAGCCCGCGCTGCATGAGGTAGCCGACGCCGAAGAACAGCGGCACGGTCACGAGCAGGGACAGGAGCGGGTCGAGGCCGGTCTCGCGGTGGAAGAACCACGCGAGGTAGGCCGCCAGGATGAGGAACGCCGAGTGGGCGATCATCACGACCCGCATCACGCCGAAGTAGAGGGTGAGGCCGGCGGCCAGCAGGGCGTAGAGACCGCCGAGCAGGACGCCGAGGATCAGGGTCTGGAGCAGGAGGGATCCGGACACGCCCGCCTCACCACGCCGGCTTCGGGTAGACGAACTCCGCCTCGGCCAGGTCGCCCGGCAGCACGATGCGGATCTCGCCGTCGACGTACTGCTGGATGAGGTGCGCGCTCTCGGGCCGCCCCTGGGCGTCCCAGCTGAGCGGGCCGACCACGGTCGGGACCTCGTTGTCGCGCAGCCAGTCGATGAGCTGCTGCTGGCAGTCCGCCGACGGGTCGGCGCAGCCGACGGCCTCCACGGCCGCCGCCACGACCTCGCCGGTGGTCCAGGCGTTGGCCTCGTCCTCGCTCGGCGCGTGGCCGTGCTTCTCCGTGAAGAACTCGACGAACTCCTGGTTCTCCGCGAACTGCGCCTCGGGCGTGTAGCCGGTCGGCGAGACGATCCCGTCGACCTTCTCGCCGATGGCGGACGGGAACTCGGGGTTGGTCGGCGCGGTCGAGAACGCCGCCAGGTCGGGCTGGTAGCCGAGCTGCTGCAGCGCGACGATGAGGTTGACCGCGTCCTGGTACTGCGTGCCACCGACCACGATGTCCGCGTCCGAGTCCGCGATCTGCGCCGCGATGTTGGAGAAGTCGGTCGTGTTGGGCGGGTAGACCTCGTCGACCACGGTCTCGACCCCGGCCGCGGCGAGCTTGTCCCGCAGGCCGTACGCCGTGCCCTGGGCGAACGGGTCGTCCATGGTCGCGTAGGCCGCCGTCCGGGGCCGCTGGTCCTCGGGCATCGCGAGGATCTGCTCCGCCAGCAGGTTGTAGTGGTCGTCGGCGACGGCGGGAGCGGCGTAGAAGAGGTTGTCGAAACCCTGCTCGAACACCTCGTCGGCGGCGCCGGCCGGCTCGACGAACAGGAAGCCGTAGTCCTGCGCGACCTGCGCGGCCGGGACCACCAGCCGGGTGGAGAACGGGCCGAAGATCAGGTCGGCGCCCTCCTGGTTGATGAGCCGCTCGTAGTCCGAGGCGACGCGGTCGGCGTTCGACTGGTCGTCGAGGATCACGAGCCGCACGTCCTTGCCGAGCAGGCCGCCGTTCTCGTTGACGTGCTCCGCCCAGGCCTCGTAGCCCCGCTGCACGCCCTTGCCGGGCTCGCTGAAGTCGCCGGTGAGCGGCAGGGAGATGCCGATGACGATCTCGTCGTCGTTGTCGTCGCCCGATCCGCTGTCCAGACCGCAGGCGGCGAGCGTCGACGCCAGTACGACGCAGGTGGCGGCGACCCCGGTGCGCCGCAGGTGCGCGCGGGCGGGTCGCCTCGTCGGTCCAAGCCTCATGGTGGTGAGCCCTCCGTTGGTGAAAGCGCTTACGTAAGCGCTTACGGTAAGGTAGGCGGGGCCGGCGGCTTGTGGCAAGGGTCACACCGCAGAATTCTCGGCAGGCACCACGAGAGGAGCAGGGCGATGGCGGGCAAGGAGGGCGGGCCACGGCTCATCGACGTCGCGCGGGCCGCGGGCGTCTCGATCGCCACGGCCTCGCGGGCACTGGCGGGGACACCGGGGGTGCGGCCCGCGGTCGCCGAGGCCGTGCGACGGCGGGCCGACGAGCTCGGCTACGTCGCGAACGTGCACGCCCGCACGCTCGCCGGGGGCCACAGCCGCACCGTCGGCCTCGTGGTCCACGAGATCGGCGACCCCTACTTCTCCGAGATCGCCAGCGGCCTGCTCTGCCTCGCCGACACGGAGGGCCTGTCGCTGCAGATCTGCCACACCGGCCGGGACCCCGAGGCCGAGCTGCGCCAGATCCGCACCCTGGTGGCCCACCGGGTCGCCGCGATCGTCGTCGCGGGATCCGGCTTCGTCGACGCGGCCGTCGAGGAGCCCGCGCGCCGCGAGCTCGAGCGGTACGCCGCGAGCGGCGGCCGCGTCGCCGTCATCGGGCGCCACCACCTGGGCGCCGACGCCGTGCTCCCGCCCAACGAGGAGGGGGGCCGGGCCGTCACCGAGCACCTGCTGGCGCTGGGCCACCGGGAGATCGCCGTCATCACCGGCTCCCCCGTGCTCACCACGGTCGCCGACCGGCTGGCCGGGGTGCACGCGGCGCTCTCCGATGCCGGCCTCGACCCCGCCGCCGTGCCCGTGGTGGAGGGGCCCTTCACGCGGGACGGCGGTCGCGAGTGCGCCCGGCGGGTGCTCGCCGACCACCCGGGGACCACGGCGATCCTGGCCCTCAACGACGACATGGCGATCGGCTGTCTCTCCGTGCTGCGCGAGGCAGGCGTCGCGGTGCCCGAGCGGATGGCCGTCACCGGCTTCGACGACGTGGCCGTCGCCGTCGACCTCAACCCCTCGCTCACCACGTTCCGCCTGCCGATGGCACAGATGGGCGAGGCCGCCCTCACCCTCGCGCTCAAGGAGCCGACGTCCCGGCCCCGGCGCCACCGCGTGGCCGGCGAGCTCGTCGTGCGCGGTTCCACCGCGGTCACGGCGCCGGTGACGTCGTGAGGGCCCCCCGGGTGGTGCTCGCCAGCGACAAGTTCAAGGGCTCGCTCACGGCCGCCCAGGTCGCGGACGCCCTCGAGGAGGGACTGCTCCGACGATGGGCCGCGCTCGTGGCGGAGGGGCGCGCGAGCGGGACCCCCGACGTACGCCGCGTGCCCGTCGCCGACGGGGGCGACGGCACGCTGGACGCCGCCCTGGCCGCCGGTTTCGCACGGATGCCGATCACCGTCCCCGGGCCGCTCGGCGACCCCGTGCCCACCGCCTGGGCGCGCCGCGGCGACGTCGCCGTGGTCGAGCTGGCCGACTGCTCCGGCCTCCTCCGGCTCCCCGCTCCCCCGACCCCGGCCTCGGCGCTGACGGCCACGACGACGGGGACCGGGCAGGCTGTCGCGGCAGCCCTGCGCGCCGGGTGCCGGGACGTGCTGCTCGGCCTCGGCGGCAGCGCGTCGACCGACGGGGGCGCGGGCCTCCTGCAGGGGATGGGGGCGCTGCTCGAGGGGACCACGGACCCCACGCGACCCGTGACGGCGACGCAGGTCGACCTGGGCCCGGTCCGGGCGCTGCTCGGCGGACGCCGGATCGTCCTGGCCACCGACGTCGACAACCCCCTGCTCGGCCCCCACGGGGCCGCGGCGGTCTACGCACCCCAGAAGGGCGCCGGCCCCGACGACGTCGCCCGCCTCGAAGCCGACCTCGCCCGGTGGGCGGACCTCCTCGAGGGCACCGCGGGCACGGCGGCGCCCCTGGACCGGTCCCGGGACCGGCACCGGGACCGACCCGGCGCCGGCGCCGCGGGGGGCGCCGCGTTCGGGGCGCTCGCCGGCGCGGGGGCGGCCCTGGCCTCGGGCGTGGAGGCCGTGCTCGACCTCGTCGGCTTCGCCGATGCGCTCGACGGCGCCGACCTCGTGGTCACCGGCGAGGGCTCGCTCGACGAGCAGTCGCTGCGCGGCAAGGCGCCCGTGGGGGTGCAGGCGGCGGCAACCCGGGCGGGGGTGCCGACGATCGCC
This Nocardioides alkalitolerans DNA region includes the following protein-coding sequences:
- a CDS encoding LacI family DNA-binding transcriptional regulator, giving the protein MAGKEGGPRLIDVARAAGVSIATASRALAGTPGVRPAVAEAVRRRADELGYVANVHARTLAGGHSRTVGLVVHEIGDPYFSEIASGLLCLADTEGLSLQICHTGRDPEAELRQIRTLVAHRVAAIVVAGSGFVDAAVEEPARRELERYAASGGRVAVIGRHHLGADAVLPPNEEGGRAVTEHLLALGHREIAVITGSPVLTTVADRLAGVHAALSDAGLDPAAVPVVEGPFTRDGGRECARRVLADHPGTTAILALNDDMAIGCLSVLREAGVAVPERMAVTGFDDVAVAVDLNPSLTTFRLPMAQMGEAALTLALKEPTSRPRRHRVAGELVVRGSTAVTAPVTS
- a CDS encoding amino acid ABC transporter substrate-binding protein, translating into MRLGPTRRPARAHLRRTGVAATCVVLASTLAACGLDSGSGDDNDDEIVIGISLPLTGDFSEPGKGVQRGYEAWAEHVNENGGLLGKDVRLVILDDQSNADRVASDYERLINQEGADLIFGPFSTRLVVPAAQVAQDYGFLFVEPAGAADEVFEQGFDNLFYAAPAVADDHYNLLAEQILAMPEDQRPRTAAYATMDDPFAQGTAYGLRDKLAAAGVETVVDEVYPPNTTDFSNIAAQIADSDADIVVGGTQYQDAVNLIVALQQLGYQPDLAAFSTAPTNPEFPSAIGEKVDGIVSPTGYTPEAQFAENQEFVEFFTEKHGHAPSEDEANAWTTGEVVAAAVEAVGCADPSADCQQQLIDWLRDNEVPTVVGPLSWDAQGRPESAHLIQQYVDGEIRIVLPGDLAEAEFVYPKPAW
- a CDS encoding glycerate kinase: MRAPRVVLASDKFKGSLTAAQVADALEEGLLRRWAALVAEGRASGTPDVRRVPVADGGDGTLDAALAAGFARMPITVPGPLGDPVPTAWARRGDVAVVELADCSGLLRLPAPPTPASALTATTTGTGQAVAAALRAGCRDVLLGLGGSASTDGGAGLLQGMGALLEGTTDPTRPVTATQVDLGPVRALLGGRRIVLATDVDNPLLGPHGAAAVYAPQKGAGPDDVARLEADLARWADLLEGTAGTAAPLDRSRDRHRDRPGAGAAGGAAFGALAGAGAALASGVEAVLDLVGFADALDGADLVVTGEGSLDEQSLRGKAPVGVQAAATRAGVPTIAVCGRTTLDPATLTAAGFGTVHAVTDLQPDPERAMAEAATYVAVLGERVAEALADVVGRATPGPGPATRRG
- a CDS encoding branched-chain amino acid ABC transporter permease, which codes for MSGSLLLQTLILGVLLGGLYALLAAGLTLYFGVMRVVMIAHSAFLILAAYLAWFFHRETGLDPLLSLLVTVPLFFGVGYLMQRGLVARLRPATLTMMSVLLTFAIALTIEGLLGFFFSGTQRRINLGYSGTSIEVLGAHVAVVKLIAFGLAAAALAGLFLLLKVTRFGQALRATIQHPEAARLLGINTDRIAGFGFGLGLATAAIGGTALALDSTIYPSLHWHWIGPLMAIIVVGGLGSIPGAAIAALILGVGQSLLQIPMGTTWAQTVFYVALFATLLVRPQGFFGGRLAQRF